The Sporosarcina sp. ANT_H38 DNA segment GTATTTATAAATCTAAATCATGTTTCTTTTGAGTCAATCTTTTAATTCTAATTTTGATCGGGACATGTTTTCACATTACCGAAACGGTTAATCCATTGTGTACTATCTGCTTTAGAAATTCGGACGAGAAATACAAGAGTTGAAAGGGAGTACTTGATTTATACGTAGCGATTTTTTCTGTGAAAACCTACGCACTGGGTTTCCTTCAGGGGCTAAAATAAAACACAAAAAAACCGACCTTAAACACTCTTTGTGCCATTTCAGTCGATTTTTTAGTCATTTTCTTCGATTTTTAAGGCTACTTCAAGGTTTACTTCAACAAAATCGCGGATAAATCGGTCTTTCTCCATGTGATTTTCTTCTGATTTACGGAACCATCGTTTTATAAGCCGTTTTTCTTCTGGCTCCAGTTGCCACAAAGCTTCTGCTTCTTCCCTAAGGTTAATTTTAAGCCTATGTACAGTCAAAAAATCGGTGGTGTACTGGCTTCTACTTGCTTCTTTCAAGGCATGATTCTCTTTGGTTACTGTGGCCAGCTGCTGTTGAAATCCTGCCATCATTTCTTTCATCGAAATTACTACATCATTGACGTTTTGAACGTTACGGATAAGGTCGTCCTGTTGCTCTGAGTAGCGTTGTATTTCGTCCAAAACCCTGATTTCATCGGTTCTAACCAACGATACGGAAACGGACGGTGGTTCATTACCCGTACCATTAGAAGTCCTGTGACCGGCAACCACAACGTTGGCAGCCGCATCTCGACTCATCTTGGCAACTTCAATCAAGTGTTTCATCTGGGAAAGTGCATTTAAGTCCTCGCTTGTGAAATCTCTGTTCTTCCCATCGTTACGCTGAAAGATGAATCCACGCTTCTCTAATTCAAGACAATACTTACGTATCGTAACGGTCTCTAAACCCAGTCTACTAGCTATTTCACCGGTTTTCATGTTGGTCTCGATAACGTTGGTCATATCATCACCTCTATGACATATTCAACATCACAAAGGCTTTCCCCTGCAATGAAAAAGCACTATGAGATCTATTCGGGACATAGTGATTGAATTGCTGAACGTTTTTTTATTCGAAATCAATATCAACTTTTCCCTCCTAAATACA contains these protein-coding regions:
- a CDS encoding MerR family transcriptional regulator, producing MTNVIETNMKTGEIASRLGLETVTIRKYCLELEKRGFIFQRNDGKNRDFTSEDLNALSQMKHLIEVAKMSRDAAANVVVAGHRTSNGTGNEPPSVSVSLVRTDEIRVLDEIQRYSEQQDDLIRNVQNVNDVVISMKEMMAGFQQQLATVTKENHALKEASRSQYTTDFLTVHRLKINLREEAEALWQLEPEEKRLIKRWFRKSEENHMEKDRFIRDFVEVNLEVALKIEEND